DNA from Macadamia integrifolia cultivar HAES 741 chromosome 12, SCU_Mint_v3, whole genome shotgun sequence:
accgatacgcactgatacaccaccgatacgcaccgatactcatcgatacgtaccgatactctatgaaaaattcaaaattgaagtgaaatgtacgtttcgatatgtatcggtatgtatcggtatgtatcgatacgtatcgatgcgtatcgatatgtatcgatcgatacacaccgatacggtcataaaatggccaaaatggataattttttaaaaaaacataattttttgaggtgtttttgtttcaaagttgctgccaaccatttttctctctaactaaagtggaaatcaaggttgggaacaattattttacatttatgggacaattacaaaccttggattcttagtgcgatactctcaatttactgtttatgcataatacatgttatatataactttttttaactattttttatacaaatgtgtataaaaaagtgtttcctatctatttatatgcgtatctttaacgtatcttagtgtatctccgatacgatacgataccctccgatacgtatcttaactTTAATCGACCGATACGACaatcaataccgatactttaatccttgcttgctCTACATGCAGAACCTGCACCACTATAGACTCATAGTCacactagtttctattttagttgaaattatttttatatttcataaaagaaaataactagACGATGGGAGTTAACGACGCATCAATAATGATGAAGGAAATTTTCCACTACCTATAAGTGAACCACTTGAATCCGTGAACAACCAAACCCTTGGACCTTCAACCCTGGTAGTCTATAAAAGCTTTTGGGAGGTGAAGGAAAGACCCACACATCTAGGGTCATTAGTACTCCCTCCCTATTTATTGGAGGTCTCCTTCGTTGTAACCGGCCAATTAGGCCACCTTGGGTGGTGGCTTGAAGAAAAATTGATCCAAGCTCAATACTAATAAACTCATGTTATTTACTTACCACCAATTCTGCCAAAGGGACAGGCTATCCAAAGCCCGTAAGGTAGGAAAAAAAAGCCCAACAGAAAGGACAAACACAGTTCAAACTCGCATGGTCTTACAAACTTAATATCATCTCCCTCCAAACTCCAGGCTattaaacaaaagaagaaagaaaacctcATTAAGCCTACCAAAAGGGGCTGCTATTCCCCATCTCCTCTCTCCTATTATATAATCATCAAATTAGCAAGAGAGAAGCCATTACTTCATCAGTACTTGTAGTCCTTGACATGGAGACTCTCAGAGACACCTTCTCCATCTCCAGCATCACCCTTGTAGGTACCAAGGGTTGCTTCGGAGTTTGCCTTGCATCTCTTAAGGAAGGCAGCCCGTGCTTTCTCTATGTTCTCCTCTTTGCCTTGCCATGTCTTCAGTGTGCTCTGCTGCAGGGCACGTCCGAAGGAAAATGATAGAGCCCATGGCTTCTTACCCTGAACCTTGTTCATGGCATTGAGGTTAAGAGTTGCCTCTTCCTCACTCTGTCCACCGGACAAGAACACAATAGCAGGGACTGCAGGAGGCACTGTCCTCTGCAAGGTCCGGACTGTGTACTCGGCCACTACCTCTGGGGCTACCTTCTTGGCCTCTGATCCAGGGGTCACCATGTTGGGCTTCAAAAGAGTCCCCTCTAGCAAGACATGGTGATCATTCAACGCCTTGTAGACTGCTGCAAGGACACGCTCAGTCACGTCTGCGCACTTGTCAATGTCATGAGATCCGTCGACGAGGATTTCTGGTTCAACAATTGGAACCAGTCCATTCTCTTGGCAGATGATGGCATAGCGTGCCAAGCCATTGGCATTCTCATTGATGGATAATTGAGATGGTTCAGTTATCCCAATCTTAAGCACAGCTCGCCACTTAGCAAACCGGGCACCAGCTTCATAGTACTTCTGGCAGCGCTGGCCAAGTCCATCAAGTCCCTGGGTGGTGGTCTCACCATTGGTGCCATAAAGCTCAACTGTACCCTTGTCAACCTTGATGCCCGGAAGAACACCACCTTCCTTCAAGACATCAACGAAAGGCTTACCATCTTTGGTTTTCTGGTAGAGGGTCTCCTCAAAGAGGATTACACCACTGAGGTATTGGAGAGCACCAGGACAGCAGAAGAGAAGTTCCCGCAGTGCCTGCCTGTTGGACTCGACATTCTCGACATTGATGCTGGCTAGACGCTTGCCAATTGTCCCAGTGGACTCATCAGCAGCAAGGATACCCTTTCCAGGGGTGCCANNNNNNNNNNNNNNNNNNNNNNNNNNNNNNNNNNNNNNNNNNNNNNNNNNNNNNNNNNNNNNNNNNNNNNNNNNNNNNNNNNNNNNNNNNNNNNNNNNNNaaaaaaaaaaaagaggtggaGCAGAAAGGGAGAAGTAATcactaattattattattgagtattaaaaaggataaaaaataaaaataacacatAATAACCCACAATAGGCATGGTTTTCATTTCACGAATCGtgggggagaaaaaatagggagatttaCAAAGATAAATATGGACAAAGAAATAGAGATAATTTTGGAGAGTGGGGAGAGAGTGAATAATTTTGGAGAGTGGGGAGAGAGAAACGTGAAAggatgagtgtgtgtgtgtgtttttttttttaataattatagagagatttaaatatggggagagagagagagagagaattatggagaatgggGAAGGagggaataattatggagatatttacAAAGGTAAATCCTTTGATcacctctaccaaaaaaaaactttccaaCAGACCAAAAAAGGCCtcgaaatggaagagaaaaaaaaattaataataaaaaaaatggagcaGAAAGGGGGGAAGTAATTATCAAGTACTAAAAAGGATCACGATGAACAATTATCATGGACAGTGGggagagagaaacttgagaagatgagtgggatttttttttaaataattataaggagatttaaatatggagagagataatTGTGGAGAATGGGGAGAGAGGGAATAATTATAGAGATATttacaaaggtaaatatggagagagatgtaccaaaaaaatatatttaagtaAGAGACTACCCCACGTGCatcccacgtgcatttgcacgtgtattaTATATACTGCTTAACCGCCccctctttctattttttgttatttggtCATTCTTGACATGGAGGGGCCCATGCCACTAGGATAGTGTCCCAAGAGGACAGCTAGGGGTAGATTTATGTGCAAGAGGTGTGACCTAAGGAAAATAACAATAGCAACTAGCAATACAAATGCAAGGAGGATACAAACTCAAGACCAACACCTAGGCATGCTCCAATGGGAGAGACACTTAACCAACTGAACAACTTAATTCTCTGCGGAGACTATCTTTAAATCTCCACTATCAATAGCTGCGGCCTTGCCATCAAGCCAAGAGTGGCACCTCCCCAAGTCCACCTTCTTATGTATGTCTACTAGAGATCCCTAACTAATGGATCATTCAAATGGACTCAAATCCTCTCCAACTGTTCGGACACCCAATGCGCATTCAACAGTTGGGAAGACCTAGGGTTGTGTGCCGAGTCCTCCATGGGATATCGTACTAGGCATTACATTTTTTCTCAGAACAATCGAtccttcagtttttttttttttttttttttttttttttttaagaagatgAGAAGCAGTTTCCTAAGGTACAATTTTCTCGAGCACCAATAACAGAAAATTAGAAAGTGGATTTTTCACCCTTTCTACACTGCAGAAAACAAACATATCTTGAGCAATTACAATGGAAagtcatatcttttttttttttttttttttgggatgacaTCCCAAGAAGGCAGTCAAGGGTAGGGGTATGGAGGGAATAAAAATGGGGGAGAGTCAAACAAGCGATCTCTCCCTTGAACTTATGCCAGTGCTCTACTAAAACTAGAAGCCACCGCCATGTCAAGAGACGTTCCCCAAAGTCAAATCTTTAGGGagtttaataaaataaaaatgacattgTAAACCACGAAGGGAGGGGTTGTTGttgtatggttgtccttgttggcaacccggccacatggcagtgatgatgtggccagtttgggtgatgtagacacccaattttgtcaccctcccccggcaaTGACGATACTTAGATGATGGACACAAATCGTCACTTCTAGTTGACGAGATGCAATTAACTGTGGTAGTCTATAACAACCCCCAACTcacctgaaaaccctaaaaacccaatGCGGGaagaaagagggtccaattttgattttttatatacaaaggaatccggtcaaaaGTGACTATGCGAATGGATAttactcgaaaatatgattccaacgataaatggtgcatcaaaattggacttacggatctcccgtaatcatttcCGGAAGTGGCCTCGCACGCGCGTGCACACCCCCGTGCATGCACATGTACAACCCCGTGCACGTTCGTGCACATACCCACATAACCCCGCCCATGCGTGCACATtctcatgcacacacacatGGGCGTCACCCATGCACACAACCCCTTAACCCCGCCCATGCATGCGCACACTCGGGCACCACTGATGCACTCACACATGCAACACTGACGCATACAATTCTACACCTAtacacaacccaacccttatCAATCCTAATCAGTCTAAACCAACCCTGTGTAAATCCTGACCAACCCCGATCAAACACGATCAGCCCAATCCGATATCGAATGACCCAGCCCGGCTCTATGCAGTGCTCTTTTTAGGGCTATGCAGCCCTGGACAGACCTGCTCGGTGCCCAGATTTTTCCCCAGTAGATTTTTCCCCTGGTTTTTTCCcaagaaaatggatttttggacaaaaatatatttttttgacacTCCTGTGTTTTCCTAGAAAATCCCACTGGTAGTTGGGTTTTCTGTTAGAATCCCGTTTTTGGAGAAAGATCCTTTTCGACATTCCCACAAACTTTTTTCGGCACTTTTGTAGATTTTCTACCATTTTcgtattttcccaaaaaatattctTGACAGTCAGGTTTTTTGCTAAAAtcccaattttcaaaaaatatctttCCCGGCATTCTTGAAAGTCATTCCCGGCACTTCCAAAGATTTTTCCAtactttcatattttttccaGAAATTCCCCCAACAGTCAGGTTTTCTGCTAAATTCTCAGTTTTTGTGAAAATATTCtatttgcaagaaaatatcttattcactttcaaaagcaagaaaatatcttcacttcccatcacactttgaattataccattAGACAATAGGGAGAGCTACCTCCTATTTATCCTCTAGGTAAAGAATGTTTGTCCTCACCCTattggtttgcaagaaaatatcttctcacctttttgggtgaagaaggaatttCTTCAAACTTTGAAATATACCACTGGGCGATAGGGAGAGTGCCCTCCTattatcctctgggtaaagaatgtgtgtcctcaccccattggtttgcaagaaaatatcttcttcactttcaaaaacaagaaaatatcttcacttcccatcTTTGGATTATACCATTGGACAATAGGGAGAGTTACCTCCTTttatcctctgggtaaagaatgtgtgtccTCACCTCATTGGTTTGCAATAAAATATCTtctcacctttttgggtgaagaaggaatttcttcaaacttcaaaatatACCATTGGGCGATAAGGAGAGTGCCCTTCTATTATCCTTTAGGTAAAGATGTATGCCCTCACCTCATTGGttggaaaaaattataaataccccctctccttgaaaaaacacaaaaaagcatccttaagagcattcttgtagagaagctttgccctctctcctcctccccttcccttttgactttctttgggtcttcggagcgatcttcgtcaaaatccaaaatcttgtttggatcttcgaagtgttctttgggactttgaagatctttaatccgaGTTTTCAgtttaatccattttttgccaaaaatagtatgtttttagcttccctcccttgagtgttcttggtttttaccaaaagtagaaatccctccccccttgaggttcttcaggcttatgaagagatctttgtcaagatctggagttctattcggatcttcaaagtgttcttcgaggctttggggatctttaatccattttttaggtcaatctatttttttccaaaaatagtcattcccaacagaagctctgcctGAGTGCCCCCAGAgtctttccaaaaataaccattcctagcagaagctctgctggagtagcacctcagcctaaccctctcatagctcatccctagcagaagctttgccgaagtgccaccaTAATCTTTTTTTGGAAGTAGCCaaccctagcggaagctctatcgaaatCCCGACCCAACTTTTTCAAAAGTAgttcatccctagcggaagctttgccaaagtcaacagcccaaaagtaaccaatcctaAGCTGGACCTCTGTCCGCAGAttaccacaatcagcatctcccaaaaccgaaagttggagttcaagaccatcttcccccgagctaggagaatccacgAGAAAAGTTAGTAtcaatcaagggcccacccctcttgacccgaaacaagggtcaaattcaggtataatctctctcctcatttaagcataatgcaaatatctaattaaccttgttttggtgtacataaatagttatttttattaaatgtaCATATGtctgataatttagccatgcatgcagaataggaataattgtgaaaaatgttcattcttaagcatctagtaggaagaccggttgaatcgggtagattgggggcctaacaccttcccaattctacaacctgactaACCCTTAATCTCTGGACTAGATCAACTTCCAGGCCCTTTTCCcaagaatcgggcccactcTCGGGTCCTATGCCCACAATCATAGGTGGCGACTCTACACTctttttgtatgatctcaatcccctgtattggactatcatcaaaccccgTTTTTATGATGAACCCGATAcacttgcgaaataggcctccacgtattttTGAGCGACGATACTATGGGCGGGGCCCgcagaagcacacacaacacttttcttatccaccccaaaggatatcaagagagaggagagaaggcctgAATTCGACGGAGACACCTTCCTCTGATCAGGGGATGAGAGATCCTAATCCGAggcccgctaccctcacaggtgATGTGGccgaaagtgatgacatggcaaCATTGAGtgtcaccaatgagataacaTAGCTATGTTGTGTatatggagtggtttgattcatccatggtaggtggtgcgggtttctaggtctaaactggtaaaattagcctatttacaCTCAGGGGCATTTTTGAcattgaaaatgatatttttgaaagactatttcttcataaaaaaaaatgtagattgtaatttatctagtccataCATCTGATTTCGTCGCATTTcgatactgtatgaagaagttacatcATTTGTGGTAGTCAAGGGtaatttcggcattgaagatgatttttttaaaagaagtgttctTTATATAACGATACGAAAAAAATCCGatatttccaacggttctaatttcatcacgttctgattctgtatgagaaagatgcataaTTAGAAAGATCTatgggcattttggtctttttacataaCTAATTCAGATGATCaggtcttctgaaaagttgtagagcgtTTAGTCATGGTTCTAACGCATTTCGTTTCGTCTCAATTAGaaattgtatgaaaaagttacatctATTTACATGAAGCCGGTTCGAGaatccaaacaaaaaatcaatagttgctctcggtgtggggtggattttttggattttttttagaaatttcgagggcttttgtgtaatttcaatatCTTGAAGGTCTGAACTATTAAAGGGTTTTTGGCACTGAagtatatggaggcaggggcttgattgtaatataAAGGAGTATATGGGTTTAGAATGAATGGATCAGATGAAGCCACGTAGGATTTATTCAGATCCAACAACTGTTGAACTTAGGCGCTGACGACGATGGCTTAAATTCTTGCATGAAGGTTCTCATTGGTGAAGTGCATCGAACATCATGGTGTGGCGCTTCACCAGATTGAGTCTTGAATGAGTGTAGCACAAGTGCATAAAACCTATATAAAGATTTTATATAGCCTAATCTGATGCAATTAGATCAGATCGGTTCCGATCTAACTGTCGTAATTAATGAAGCTTTAATAAGGCAGTCGATAGCGTACCATAAAATGCGTTGCACTAGCCAATGGCAGATCGACAACATCTCTTACCGCTAACGTAAGCGTTGACAGCCTGCGTCATCATGATGTCATCGGATCTTAGATCTACGGCTTCTATTGACTATCCGTTATATGTATTGGATGGTTGAGATTAAAAGATACTTTCTTATGAGATTTGCGGCCAGATCTGCTTCTTTGTTGTATGCGCCATCGGCGTAGCCTACGCCAACCACCGAAGATTTCATTTTGAGCTTTCTAGTTAGCTCAACTTCAaagggtcatatctccctcatcttaactccgatttgggtgattcaagttggagattcttcaccaTTCTAAATACTACACACTAGAGGGAAGAGATCAGGTAGAGAGATTGCATAAGTAGtcgaaaaaatgagttgaagcttgTGGAAGGCTTAGGGTTTGAAGGAAAGAcctccatcctcttgcacttaaACCATaacccccattagaggcttggGAAGCTGCTGAAAGCCAAGGCAGCAAGCTATATTGGTTGTtgctaagagaaagaaaaagaaaattgaagagaagagaagaagagggaaatagagaagaagttttcccctctctttgtgtgtgtcttaAATGCCTTTCAATAAAGATTTTCTCAAGCCCAATCTAtagagtttgatggttcttattgagaatattatttctccattaaagctttatttacaaggaagactagaagaggagaagtagagagagagagagagagagagagagagagagagagaaggagtgtgtgtgagtgtgagtgtgattgcCATTATTGCTCCATTGAAAGTaaaaacaaggagaaaagaaagaagaagaagaagaacctagaatttggttcttgtgagttgcttcaagaaatcCAAGTGCCAACTGGGGTTGAAGCATtagcggcaccgagacaacgtgattgtggtttgcatcaagtggagatcgacattattgcatctccagTGATTACTCCTTGCCAACGTAATCTCACTTTTGTCAAATTTTCATTACTATAGATCATtataggcaagatgtttgataaaaatcctaagtgatagttgtagtctatttgggaaaaatttgcatgtatgagtgcttcactatagggcattgttataaggccaaatttatttttaattagtgTTCAGTGGGTATTGGACACAGGGGTTGTGTATTCCTTGATAGTTACTATTACCTAAACCTAATTGCCGTGGGTGTGACCTCTCAGATCATTATGGGAAAACTGGGGTGAAGACCTAACCATTGTAtatcattggtggaaactgaaAATGTGTTCTCTTGGCtctgggtgcagtcataattagtat
Protein-coding regions in this window:
- the LOC122094746 gene encoding fructose-bisphosphate aldolase 1, cytoplasmic, with product TPGKGILAADESTGTIGKRLASINVENVESNRQALRELLFCCPGALQYLSGVILFEETLYQKTKDGKPFVDVLKEGGVLPGIKVDKGTVELYGTNGETTTQGLDGLGQRCQKYYEAGARFAKWRAVLKIGITEPSQLSINENANGLARYAIICQENGLVPIVEPEILVDGSHDIDKCADVTERVLAAVYKALNDHHVLLEGTLLKPNMVTPGSEAKKVAPEVVAEYTVRTLQRTVPPAVPAIVFLSGGQSEEEATLNLNAMNKVQGKKPWALSFSFGRALQQSTLKTWQGKEENIEKARAAFLKRCKANSEATLGTYKGDAGDGEGVSESLHVKDYKY